Proteins from a single region of Bombus vancouverensis nearcticus chromosome 5, iyBomVanc1_principal, whole genome shotgun sequence:
- the LOC117161518 gene encoding uncharacterized protein LOC117161518, translated as MTVMLLQRSVTLQSTHSQKIANKDCSAKPPFLFLLDDSQEHRHSTDTTTTTTTNNNNNINNNNNNNNNNNNNNEVFKGGNRRDSSRSYVADEAAASVTSQRRADCGQDVAMRYYRLWIYTCNLVLLGSALGFAAAVSRTLLFTGDPRRYMVPGVPRAFDPTALYAYLALATQLGLVQLLGCIAARRLSARLLNAYWVLLLALLFGDAVIGVAWVFRFERMRVELRPTLKQRLQMEYGKDLRFSEQWDRLQKEFSCCGVTGPRDFGGRWPQTCCVPTGNVSDTCQQPYARGCEESLMRWLRKTADLLFVLGFCVIAFAKLCFLGILRYEIREMIQKIRLLREPPPPATTLTQPPFSQVIPEATNNGSIVRRTTLPNAVTPSGNASLLIQTDECNTGKHPLLANNLQDGGADSDTNSHCALILEETTPTSANHNCGNREKSNGNNNYEMREFNRRLWLSNGGSPGTGITAGGQSRRT; from the exons ATGACGGTGATGCTGCTGCAACGTTCAGTCACCCTGCAGTCGACGCACAGCCAAAAGATAGCGAACAAGGACTGCAGCGCGAAGCCGCCTTTCTTATTCCTGCTCGACGACAGCCAGGAGCATCGACACTCCACGGACACCACTACGACGACGACAactaacaacaacaacaacatcaacaacaataacaacaacaataacaacaacaataataacaacGAAGTATTTAAAGGAGGTAACAGAAGAGACAGTAGTCGTTCGTACGTCGCCGACGAGGCGGCGGCGTCGGTGACGTCCCAAAGACGCGCCGATTGTGGCCAGGACGTCGCGATGCGATATTACCGGCTCTGGATCTACACCTGTAACTTGGTGCTGCTCGGTAGCGCGCTCGGCTTCGCCGCCGCGGTCTCACGAACACTCTTATTCACCGGCGATCCACGCCGGTACATGGTGCCAGGGGTACCCCGTGCATTCGACCCGACAGCCCTTTACGCTTACTTAGCATTAGCCACGCAATTGGGCCTGGTACAATTGTTGGGTTGTATAGCGGCGAGGAGATTGAGCGCGAGACTTTTGAACGCCTACTGGGTGCTGCTACTGGCGCTTCTATTCGGTGACGCCGTCATCGGGGTCGCCTGGGTCTTCCGGTTTGAGAGGATGCGCGTCGAGCTCAGGCCCACTCTCAAACAACGATTACAG ATGGAGTACGGCAAGGATCTACGATTTAGCGAGCAATGGGACCGTTTGCAGAAGGAGTTCTCCTGCTGCGGAGTGACCGGTCCTAGAGACTTCGGTGGTAGATGGCCACAGACCTGTTGCGTACCCACTGGCAACGTCAGTGACACTTGTCAACAACCGTACGCGAGAGGTTGCGAGGAATCGTTGATGAGATGGTTACGAAAAACCGCGGACTTGCTGTTCGTATTGGGCTTCTGCGTGATAGCGTTCGCGAAATTATGTTTCCTAGGGATACTGCGTTACGAGATAAGGGAAATGATACAAAAGATACGGTTGCTCCGAGAACCACCGCCGCCGGCGACTACCCTAACGCAACCACCGTTCTCGCAAGTGATACCGGAAGCCACTAACAACGGAAGCATCGTTCGACGCACGACTCTGCCCAATGCTGTCACTCCTTCCG GAAATGCATCGTTGCTGATCCAAACGGACGAGTGCAATACCGGAAAGCATCCCTTATTGGCGAACAATCTGCAGGACGGTGGCGCAGACAGCGACACGAACAGTCATTGCGCGCTGATTCTCGAGGAAACGACGCCCACCTCGGCGAACCATAATTGCGGCAATCGGGAGAAAAGTAACGGCAACAACAACTATGAGATGCGAGAGTTCAACAGGAGATTGTGGCTGTCGAATGGCGGCAGCCCGGGCACGGGTATAACAGCCGGTGGTCAAAGCAGGCGCACCTGA